The Lytechinus pictus isolate F3 Inbred chromosome 17, Lp3.0, whole genome shotgun sequence genome contains a region encoding:
- the LOC135157327 gene encoding uncharacterized protein LOC135157327, which produces MTLYMSMMSLATWISVFVMSSSVVYGCFPMDTGSTSYPNLSDDEGDLGEVWQGSVDFIDYWCGIPETSYHVDSQDTKRRQLRDISEDIDINNYRLDHSIVLFRSKSFEFGPGIDLVYDRGGVGRNAEGCPVSWTRFGQSKCTLKEAEEMAAEHQAQYGYHLLWNNCHHFAEWFLRKLVTNQCSPAPEYTNKDDGIGKIMKEEGSVESFQVEEDIKEDESEVTDGNEN; this is translated from the exons ATGACTTTGTATATGAGCATGATGTCGTTGGCGACATGGATATCGGTATTTGTTATGTCTTCTTCGGTCGTGTATGGATGCTTCCCAATGGATACTGGCTCAACATCGTATCCTAACCTTTCCGACGATGAAG GCGATTTAGGAGAGGTGTGGCAGGGGTCTGTTGATTTTATTGATTACTGGTGCGGGATACCTGAAACATCATACCACGTTGATAGTCAAGACACTAAGCGACGTCAGCTACGGGATATTTCTGAGGACATCGACATCAATAATTACAGACTTGATCACTCGATCGTTCTCTTTCGCAGCAAGAGCTTTGAGTTTGGACCAGGTATCGACCTCGTCTATGATCGAGGAGGTGTTGGAAGAAATGCTGAGGGGTGTCCTGTATCCTGGACGCGCTTTGGGCAGAGCAAATGCACCCTGAAGGAAGCAGAAGAGATGGCTGCAGAACACCAGGCGCAGTATGGCTACCACCTCCTGTGGAATAACTGCCACCATTTCGCAGAATGGTTCCTTCGTAAATTAGTGACCAATCAATGTTCACCCGCCCCGGAATATACAAATAAGGATGATGGTATTGGGAAGATAATGAAAGAGGAAGGGAGTGTGGAAAGTTTTCAAGTAGAGGAAGATATTAAGGAAGACGAGAGCGAAGTAACAGATGGAAATGAgaattaa